ATGTCGGGCTGATGCGCGAACACATCATCCATTTCTTGTCGCATTGGCTTGAGCCGCTAGCGCAGAACCATCGCAGCTATGTCACAGTCGCCATCGGATGCACAGGCGGCCAACACCGCTCCGTCTATCTCGTGGAGAAGCTGGCTGAATACTTTGCAGACCGATGGTCCACTCTGCGCCGGCATCGTGAACTCGATGGTGCGGCGAACTGAATCAGTACAAGCACTCAAGTCAAGACATCTACAGCGACTCCTCCGGAGTTTCATGGGAATGGTGCATATGCTCCAGCAGCTTCCGCACCGGCGCAGGCAACCCGACCGCGGCCCATTGCGCAGCCTCGAACCACGCACCATCCTGCGCCCCCACCTCCCATGCTGCAGAGCCCGCGGCAATGACAGGGTGCAAATGGAGATCGCGGTGGGTCAGCACATGGAATACGGGCACGAGTTCACGTACTGTGGCGCCATGGCCCTGCCGAGCCAACCACTCCAAAGCACTTTCGCGGCTATCGAAGGTAGGTGGGCAGAACAATCCTGCCCAGATACCTGAATCGGGACGGCGCTGAAGCCAGACCCTGCCCATCGGGTCGTAGCGCATGACAAACCACCATGCTTCGGACCGCCGCACCAGCTTCCGGGTACGGACGGGGAAATCTTCAGGATTGCCCGCCGCTGCCGCAGCACACTGCGATTGGATGGGGCAAAGTATGCAGGCAGGTCTACGAGGGGTGCAAAGGCTGGCCCCGAGATCCATCAGCCCCTGTGTATAGCGAGGCATCGCATATGTGAGATCACTGCGCGGCAGCAGTTTCTCTGCGAGGTCCCACAGAGCGCGCTCGTGTTTCGCTACAGCCAGATCAGCATCGAATCCTAGTACCCGGGTCAACACGCGGCGAACGTTGGCATCGAGTATGGGCACCCGCTCTGCGAAACAAAATGACGATATGGCCCCCGCTGTGGAGCGCCCGATACCGGGCAGGCGGGCCAGCGCCTCAGCGGTACGAGGAAACTCTCCGTCATGGGTTTCAACGATCTCCCGGGCGCAACGATGCAGATTGCGCGCACGGCTGTAATAGCCAAGCCCGCTCCACAAGGCGAGCACATCGCTCTCGGACGCTGCCGCCAGCGCCCTTACATCTGGAAAACGCTCCAGAAAACGGGTGTAGTAATCAAGGACCGTACTGACCTGCGTCTGCTGCAGCATGATCTCCGAAAGCCAAACCCGGTAGGGATCGCGCGTTTGCTGCCACGGCAGATGATTGCGGCCATGCACCGCCTGCCAGCGAACGACGTCGGTGGCGATATCGGGAATCACACGGGTCATGCGGAAAGTGCCGGGCCCGATTGCGAGGCGTTGCCGCCTATGGGCAAAGAAGCCAGATGGTCGGTCATTTCATGCAGTCGGCTTTCCAGCTGAAGCAATTCCTGTTCGGATTGCTCGATCTCGGTGATCCGCTCCACCAAGCCACTGGCTGCATGCTGAATGCGGTCCACTGCTTCGATACGCCGAGCGAAACTGCGCTTGCGTTCGCGCAATTGCGCGTCGAGTTGCGCCGTAGCGGACTTGCTCCACAGCTCGAGATCGTTGGCCGCCGATTCGAACACGGTGCGCAGCCGCATCCCCAGTGCCCGGACCAGCCGATGCACGAATTCCTGTTGAGCCAGACGCAAGGTATTGCCCATACCGATGTACTGCAGATGGCGGTCCTCTATTTGCTGGATCTCGGCAACGAATCCCTCCAGCTGGGGCGTTGCCGGCACTTGCAGCGAAAAACCGAAGTCTGCGTTGAGCTGCCGGAAGGTTCCTCCCAACATGGCATGGATCTCAGTGGCGGAAGCTTGGGCTTTGTCGACGATCGCCCGCAGGCGCTCGAAGGTTTCCACGTAAATCTTGCGCACGCCCAGCTTGAGGCCCTTTTGCTGAAGCGCGTCCACGAGCGTCGTCATTTCAGCCTTCAACGAACGCGCACCCAGGTCGTGGAAGATGTCGCGCAGCAGCTTGAGATGTACGGAGCGCACGGCCTGTATCTTGGCAGCACTGGCGTCAAACTCCCTTTGCTCCTGTTCTATGCGCACACGCATGGATTCGATCACCGATGCATTCTTCCCGCGCAGGCTGCGCAACTCAAGCATCTGGTCATCCAGGTCACGGCGGCGAATGTTGATCGTTCTACCCGCCTCCGAACGCAGCGCGGCAACCCCTGTTGCTACTGCAGAGCGCAGGATTCCTTGCCGCTTGCCCATGACTCCTTGAGCCAGCGCATCTTCCAGCGCCGGAAGCCCGCTGGACTCCAGCAGAACGTCATCGCAGTTGATCTTGGAAACCAACCCTTTCTGTGCCGAGACGAGGAGCACCTGATCGCGCGAAACGCCAAGCATTTCCGCCGAAGTCAGCCGCTGACGATCCAACTGCTCCTGAACCTGCGTGGGGGAGTTCAGGGTGTCCCACAAGGTATCGATCTTGTTCAAAACCACCATCCGCGCATCCGCATGGCCCACTGCGGGCTCCACATGCTGGCGCCATATCTCGAGGTCCGATCGCGTCACGCCAGTATCGGCGCCCAGGATGAAGACCACGGCATGGGCCTGCGGTATCAGATTGATGGTGAGCTCGGGCTCCGCGCCTACTGCATTCAAGCCGGGGGTATCCATGATCACGAGGCCCTGGCGCAGCAACGGATGCGGAATGTTGATCAGCGCATGTCGCCAGGCAGGCACCTCAACCAAACCATTCGCATCGGGAACCGGGTTGTCGTGGGGCTGCTCGTCATGCCAGAAGCCGAGTTCTCGTGCATCGTCCAGCGTGACCCTGCGCACCTCGGAAACTTTTTCGATCGCTTTCGCGAGCTGGTCTGCGTCGCCTACGTTGAGTGCGACTTCTGTCCATTGATCGGATTTGAGCCGCCATTCGGCAAGGCCCTGGGGATGCCGGCGCGTATCGATGGGCAGCAAGCGAAGACTGTTGGGGAACTCAGGGTCGTATCCCAGTTCGGTGGGGCACATCGTCGTCCGACCTGCACTGGCCGGCATGATGCGACGACCATAGTCCGCAAAGAAAATCGCGTTGATGAGCTCGGACTTCCCTCGGGAGAACTCTGCCACGAAGGCCACCATGACCTTGTCGCTGCGGACCTGGTTCTCCAGCCTCCGCAGCTTCTCCTCAATGGCGGAATCCATCAAGGCGTGAGAAGACATCCATTCGCTCAGGTGCTTCAATTGCAGCGCAAAAGCACGACGCCACGCACCATGCTGGTCGAATTGCTCGTTGAAAGAAGGTCCCACAGTGCTCCTGATGGTGGATGTGCCCCAGTCGAGGGAGCGCCTTCAAAATATATCAGCACCCCGCAAGCCATTGTGTATGGACATCAGGGCTTCTGGCAGTGTTGGCAATAGTATGTGCTGCGCTGGCCCTGCCGCATGCTTCTTATCGGTGCTCCGCAAGAGCGGCATGGCAGCCCCTCACGACCGTAAACGTGCGCCTCCAGCTGAAAATGCCCTGCATTTCCGTCTGCGCCGGCGAAGTCTCGCAGGGTGCTGCCCCCGCGCTCCACGGCACGGGCCAAGACGGAACGGATGGCTTCATGCAGGCGCCTGGCTCTCAGTGGACCAATGGAAGAAGTACGGACCGTTGGCCGAATGCCTGCGAGAAACAGTGCTTCGGATGCATAGATGTTCCCAACGCCGACCACCGCCCGCCCGCCCAGCAGAAATTGCTTGATCGGCAGGCGGCTGGACTGCATCGCCGCGATGAGGCCAGGCACTGTGAAATCCTGGCCAAGAGGCTCCACTCCCAGGCGGCCCAGCAGCCGCGTGGCTTCCTGACTGGCCTCCGAAGCGGCCCACACGACGGCGCCAAACCTGCGCGGGTCTCTGAGGCGGAGGGTGCCCTTGCTGGTCATCAGCATGAAATGATCGTGCACGCCCTGCGGCTCCGCCTGGTGCTCGAAGCGCAGGCTTCCAGACATTCCGAGATGGATCAGC
The DNA window shown above is from Acidovorax sp. NCPPB 4044 and carries:
- the mutM gene encoding bifunctional DNA-formamidopyrimidine glycosylase/DNA-(apurinic or apyrimidinic site) lyase — encoded protein: MPELPEVEVTRRGVADAMAGAVIESVALGKALRWPLGRPPEALHGLRVLAVRRRGKYLLVDLDQGMLLIHLGMSGSLRFEHQAEPQGVHDHFMLMTSKGTLRLRDPRRFGAVVWAASEASQEATRLLGRLGVEPLGQDFTVPGLIAAMQSSRLPIKQFLLGGRAVVGVGNIYASEALFLAGIRPTVRTSSIGPLRARRLHEAIRSVLARAVERGGSTLRDFAGADGNAGHFQLEAHVYGREGLPCRSCGAPIRSMRQGQRSTYYCQHCQKP
- a CDS encoding dynamin family protein, which gives rise to MGPSFNEQFDQHGAWRRAFALQLKHLSEWMSSHALMDSAIEEKLRRLENQVRSDKVMVAFVAEFSRGKSELINAIFFADYGRRIMPASAGRTTMCPTELGYDPEFPNSLRLLPIDTRRHPQGLAEWRLKSDQWTEVALNVGDADQLAKAIEKVSEVRRVTLDDARELGFWHDEQPHDNPVPDANGLVEVPAWRHALINIPHPLLRQGLVIMDTPGLNAVGAEPELTINLIPQAHAVVFILGADTGVTRSDLEIWRQHVEPAVGHADARMVVLNKIDTLWDTLNSPTQVQEQLDRQRLTSAEMLGVSRDQVLLVSAQKGLVSKINCDDVLLESSGLPALEDALAQGVMGKRQGILRSAVATGVAALRSEAGRTINIRRRDLDDQMLELRSLRGKNASVIESMRVRIEQEQREFDASAAKIQAVRSVHLKLLRDIFHDLGARSLKAEMTTLVDALQQKGLKLGVRKIYVETFERLRAIVDKAQASATEIHAMLGGTFRQLNADFGFSLQVPATPQLEGFVAEIQQIEDRHLQYIGMGNTLRLAQQEFVHRLVRALGMRLRTVFESAANDLELWSKSATAQLDAQLRERKRSFARRIEAVDRIQHAASGLVERITEIEQSEQELLQLESRLHEMTDHLASLPIGGNASQSGPALSA
- the mutY gene encoding A/G-specific adenine glycosylase, whose protein sequence is MTRVIPDIATDVVRWQAVHGRNHLPWQQTRDPYRVWLSEIMLQQTQVSTVLDYYTRFLERFPDVRALAAASESDVLALWSGLGYYSRARNLHRCAREIVETHDGEFPRTAEALARLPGIGRSTAGAISSFCFAERVPILDANVRRVLTRVLGFDADLAVAKHERALWDLAEKLLPRSDLTYAMPRYTQGLMDLGASLCTPRRPACILCPIQSQCAAAAAGNPEDFPVRTRKLVRRSEAWWFVMRYDPMGRVWLQRRPDSGIWAGLFCPPTFDSRESALEWLARQGHGATVRELVPVFHVLTHRDLHLHPVIAAGSAAWEVGAQDGAWFEAAQWAAVGLPAPVRKLLEHMHHSHETPEESL